The Musa acuminata AAA Group cultivar baxijiao chromosome BXJ3-6, Cavendish_Baxijiao_AAA, whole genome shotgun sequence region GCCAAGTATGAATCGACGAAGTAATGTTTGCTTAGTCTCTTATGGAATGGTGAAGATCATATGTGTAACCCTTATGTTTAATCACCCGAGTCAGATTCTGGCCGTAGAAGTTTGCAGAGTAGCTCACAGTGGCCAGCAGGCGGCAATGCAAATCCATGTAAGGCGAGACCTCATTCTCATGCTCCAGGTCTGTAATTATTATGCATCTGATATATCCTTGTTCTTGCTATATGGTTACATGTGTATTACATGTTGATGCCAAATGATACCTTCTGTTTCTGTTGATGATAAAGGAAAACCTGGATCAAAAACTCTTTCCTGGCATCTAGCTTCAGAAGCTAATTCTGCACAAAATGAAGCTCCTCCTCTCCCAGCACCATGGCAAGCTTCTGGAAACCTTTTTCTCTAATAAGCTCCTTTTATTACTGGTTTCCAAGGACATTTTTGCTATGTGTGCAGCACTGGAGATGCTAAGTCTTCTAAAATAGATTCTCAAGTCTTCCATCTTTTAGGTATGTTCTTTCTTTGATGATAATTCTTGAAGCTAATTTTTTTGATCAAGAGGTCATGTAAAATTTAGTTGCAGAAGAGCCTGCTACGTCACAGCCCTTATCGAGTCTTCTTCTCCAGGCAGCTAGTGGAAATGGGACTTCCTATATGATCTCAAACAAATTTAATTTGATGGTAAGTTTCACATCAACCATAGTCTTATAGATTCAATCTGTGACTTGGAAGAAATCTTATCTCATAATCTTAAAGATCCAATAGGTATAATCATCAGGGTCACACTAAAACCCCAAATACTTGGGATATCTGTACTGACCGGTAGGTTCTATTATCCTAAAGAGATTAATTTCCATCCACATCAAGTTATCAGATACGTATATATGTTAGCTCAATTGTTATCCCTTGATGAATAATTTCAGATGTTCTTGTGTCAACAAAAAGTCATGAAAGTAATGTGTACTTTAACTGATGATAGAACATGTTTCAAGTCTTATGCAAGATGTGACCATATTAATATGTGTATCGCTTGAAGAAAAACCAGGGTTCATGTGCATTCCGTTCCTTGTTAAAGATAATACAATCAAACTTGTCTTTGTAAATTTTACTGAATTATCAAGTGAATCGAAGAATTTGGTTTAACTGCATCAAACTATTCCTTGAGACAATACCAAATGCCTAGGAATGAGATGTAGCTTGATCTTGTCATTGTTGTTTTGTGCTTTTTCTGTAGAACTACTATCTGAGCTATTTCTGTGCCTAGATCTAAGAAGTGATGGATTGTTGCTTGGCAGGGTCCTTTGGAGGATTCAAAACCTATATCAGCATTCCGATCCTTTGATAATCCTAGTAGTAGACGTGAGATCTGTAAGCCGCTGCCGCAGCACGGTAAGAGCCTGCTTTCAACATTGTTCACCAAGAACAAAACCTTGAAAGCAAGAAAGATCTCCATCTGATGACGGATTTCCCAGTTTTCTTATGGTGAAGCATTCAGTATAATTGTATTACCCTAATTATCTTTATTTGTGGAATGTACCCCACCGACTAACTAGAACCTTACTTCCATAAACAATCTCCATTGTTGGAATATGATGTCAGGCCTTACAATTTCGATGTGGAAGTTAGTAGCTCTGAGTTTGTGGTCAACACAAATCGGGTTTGGGTTTCAAGCAAATGGGTTTAGTTTTTCTACCTTTTTAGATCTTTCTAGAAGATCGAACTAGAAGGGCGTTGACCATGTGATGACATTTCAGATCGACTGACTGTACTCTTTAAATACCAATACCATGATAGAGTTTTAACCATGTGTGAATAAAGAAGGAAACATGGAAAGAGACTTGAAAACTGCTACTCACAGTTGGGTTGGCAGATCGTTCTTTCCTGATACCAAGAATTCCATTCATCATCCAAGAACAACCAATTCGATTAATTCTGAGGAAGGCCAAAAGGGAAGGAGGAGCTCGATTTCAGTTGCAGATCCATGAACAGGACAGGACTGTTCGTTGTACAAAATGCATGAAACGCTCTCCTGCTGAGGAATCTATTACACTCGATCTGCACATGGCTCTAAATATTTCAAGTTGCAACCGTATGAATGCAACTGAGATCAAACTCCTCTCTACTAGAAACTGAGATCCTTCCGCAGATGAATGCAACTCCTGACCTGCCTTTCTTCCACAAATAGTGAACACACAAGCTTTGTAATCACCATATCAACAAAAGTCTTACTTACGCCGCCTGGTCTGAATGGCCTCTGAACTGTCTTTTCTCATCATAGTTACAAACTCGTCGTAATTAATTCTTCCATCCTGTATTTATCAAAGACACGAGCATAAGACAACTGCTACTTCTGATCCTCGCAACCCATGATAGAAATAGTAGTTAAGCCGAAActgaatttaataataataatgggcATTCTGCAGGGAAAAGTACTAATTAAGATATCAATTCTCATGATTCCGCATGGCAACAAGCACCTTACTAAAACAGCAGAAAAAAGAAACACAAGTTAGGCAATCTGGAAGAGCTAACTTTTGAGTTCTAAAATGTGCCATCTACACCCCAAACAGAGATAAGAACTCCCATGTTTTGGGTCCAAACTCCTATCCTCCACTTTTGTAGATTCACCATTTATTGTTTCTCTCTTAACATGCCAAGGGCTCTAATAATCCATTTCCCTCAAGGTTCCATAAGTACTCCCAGAAACATAATAGAAACGTGATACAGGTAACTGCTGATCGCCTACCATTGATATTCAGTGCAGCGAAAATTGGACACCTACTACCAGTATACTATGTCCCTATGCAGATAATACCAGTAATTTATGTAGTTACGCACCAGTAACTTCAAAAAACACTTAAGACCCTCAATACCTTCCAGCAGCTCACTAATCTTAAGGCCAATCTCCACAAATCAAACGTTTACTTTTCAAATCATTGCTCCCCCGCTTCCAAGCACTCCATCTGCAGTGCTCTTGGAATCAAGGAAGGGACATGGCCCGTTAAATACTCAAGCTCTTTCTTATCTTTAGGTCGCCTTGCCCAAACCCATCAAAACATCTTGGTGGGTGAAGTTTGGTCTAAAGTCAAAGGCTGGTACAAAGGCCTTTTATCCCAAGTGGAGAAAATGGTATTAATCAATTTGGTGATTAACTCTATTCCTACGCACCTTCTCTTAAACTGCTGCTTTTCTGACTCCATCCTCAATCATATGACCAGAATTGTTAGGAATTTCTTTTGgaattctgattcctcctcctctATGAAGAATCTTATAAGCTGAGACATCATCACCAAGCCCAAGGACTATGACGGGCTTGGGCTGAGGGATCTACTCACAGTTAAAAGATCCATCTGCACCAAACACAATTCTGCCTATCCTCAATAATGCTGATTCGTTTTGGGTCCGCATCCTTAAAGCCAAACATGAAGACCTCCACCCCTGGTGTCATTCTAATTCCTCCACCCTGTCCAGATCTAGGAGGAACATCAATCTGCTCTCTAAGGACATCAGACTTGGATTTAGGAAATTGATAAGGGATGGGAGGACCACTAACATCTGAACTGATCCTTGGATCGACAACATTTCTGTTAGTTTCTGGCCTACAATGGTTATAGGGGTTATGACATCTTTTTGCCATGTTTCTGATCTGTGGGACTCAAACTGCTGGAGCCTTACGAAACTTGAATTGCTTTTTAACCCTTCTTTGGTTGAAAGAATCTGAGGATTCACATTGCTAGGCTGCCCAGTGATGACTCATGGATCTGGCAGCCCAACCCATTGGACTCTCTTTCCTCAAGTGGCGCCTATCAGTTCGTCAAATATGAGCCTAACGAAAGGGATTGGCATGGCTGGAAGGCGATATGGCACCTTCCTATCTCCCCAAAAGTGAAGGTTTTTCTTTGGAAACTTTGCTGAAATCGTCTgccaacttctgatctccttgccTGCATCCTTAGCCACCAAACAAATAAATGTTATGTCTGTCATCTCTTTGAGGATTCTACTAATATTTTCCTTAACTGCTCCTTTTCCCTCTCCTTTTGAAGCCTCCTCCAGAATAGCATAGGGATCAGATTCAAACACTTTGACTCATGGTCATTGGGCTCCTGGCTGCAGGAAGGTCAAGCATATGAGAAACCTGTTTCTAGCTGGATTCTCAGTTTTATTTCCTACTTTCTTTTGTCCCTTTGGCTCAATACGAACCATGCCAGATTTCGCAACCGTTGTGTCAGTCCTTCCACCTTAGTTTTCAGGGCTCTAGCCCTTATGAATGAAACTCAGCCcatatccactgcctacgaggacAACCAACCTGGTTCCTCAAATCTCTCCAACTAGAGAAGGGTGTTCTGACTATATTTTAAAGTGTGATGGATCTTTTCTTTCACctgatttacatgcatgtatttgCTTCATACTACAGTCCCCTACTGATAGAACACTTGCAGTTGGCTGCTCAGTCTGAAAAGCCCACAATGCTCCTATGGTGGAAGCTCTTAGGCATGCTGAAGTGGAGGGCTGGCGGAACTTTCTGCTTCAAACCGATGTGCAAGCCATTGTCCACATTGTCGATGGCTCCCAGCACTCTCCCTGGCAGCTACAAGCAGTTGTTTCAGACATCCTCCTATTAATGTTCAATCTTCATGTGTCCGGCATTTGTTATATTCCCAGGACAGTTAACAGCAAGGCTCACCAGCTTGCTGCTTTTGGCAGAACCTCTGGGTTCTCAATGCTTTGTACCCTGGATGATTTAGAGAGCTCGTCCAGCCATCTTGCTCAGTTTTTTGATCAAATGAAGTTCTATTTACTTAAAGAAAAAACTTCAAAAAACTTGGATGTGATAATCCTTGGATGGAACAATCTTCAGGTATCTTTAATCACAGTTATTTGTATATTAtgctattttttaattatttttctatttgaTTCCTTCTGTGATTCTTCCTAAACCCTTCCATGATTCTCAAACAAAATTCGGCCTCCTAAAGGAAAAACATGTTTCTAATATTTTACTTAGTATCAACTTCTTGCTCCAAGTCCATCTGCAATTGACTGATTAAAACCAATAGAGATGAACTCATCCTCATTCAGTCAAACAAGTTGTAAAATTCAGCAGAAAATTTAAGCAGAGATCGGAGCCTAGGAAAACGATGAAGCATGGCATCAATTGACACTACAAGGTTACATGTAAAACCACGTCGACTCATTCTTGATCAGTATCCTGGCCAAATGGTGGACCTGCTGATCAGCATTGGAAGTAACATAGCCACCAGCTCTTTTCTAGTTTGACTTGGTATCCTGTCTTATTATGTGACAGCATTCTAAACGTGTTACTTTTTTTAGTCTAAGTGCCTAAAGGTAATATAGTATGCATTACGATTAAAAGTCATCAACACCTCCATGCACATTGGACACCATCAAAATGTAAAAAAGGCTCAATCATGAAGTGAAGTTTTACTTCCTGAAAAGAAGGATGTGAAAAGACTTACCTTGTCTGTATCAacttctgcaattatctcttttaTTGTTTTCTCATCACCCATGTTATACTTCTTGAGAGCTTGCTCTAATTCCTCAACAGTGATGTACCTAGGTAAGAGAAGGATGAAAATAAATCTTATTCACTTGCATTTAAATATTGAAGAACATTCAATCAAGTAAAGACAAGGTTACCCGCTCTTGTCTTCATCAAAATACTCGAATGCCTTGTACAAGTGATCTTCTCTTTCCACTCTGTTCATGTGCATTGTAGCTGTTATAAATTCAATATAATCAATGCTTCCATTTCCATCTACATCAGCCTGCCATGAAAATTAGGTCACATTTGGTGCTATAGTGCTTTAAATCATGGAGCAATAACAATTTTTAAGATAAATACAACAGTTAGTTGATAACAGGAAAGTTATGTTTGCTTCTTGCAAAAAAATTCGAGTTGAATGAGTGAGTGCTGCAACTAAAACATGCCAAGTAACTGACATGAGATTTAGCGTTTACTTACATCACATGCATACTAAGTAATTTTTCAGACAAGATATGTTGCACTGTGGGTATGAAACAAGACTTGGATGACAGCAGTCGGAAAGAATATGATGACCCACATACTAATGGAGGAATGTATTAAAGTCTTT contains the following coding sequences:
- the LOC135641289 gene encoding probable protein ABIL1 isoform X1, with protein sequence MQQWRPESGAMTFDEASVERSKSFVKSLQELKNLRPQLYSAAEYCEKSYLHNEQKQTVLDNLKNYAGRALVNAVDHLGTVAYRLTDLFEQQMLDVSTMEMKISCLNQRAFACQAYGDTEGLSKLQMTGRISRHHKHYSLPNSGRRSLQSSSQWPAGGNANPCKARPHSHAPGKPGSKTLSWHLASEANSAQNEAPPLPAPCTGDAKSSKIDSQVFHLLVAEEPATSQPLSSLLLQAASGNGTSYMISNKFNLMGPLEDSKPISAFRSFDNPSSRREICKPLPQHGKSLLSTLFTKNKTLKARKISI
- the LOC135641289 gene encoding protein ABIL1-like isoform X2 codes for the protein MQQWRPESGAMTFDEASVERSKSFVKSLQELKNLRPQLYSAAEYCEKSYLHNEQKQTVLDNLKNYAGRALVNAVDHLGTVAYRLTDLFEQQMLDVSTMEMKISCLNQRAFACQAYGDTEGLSKLQMTGRISRHHKHYSLPNSGRRSLQSSSQWPAGGNANPCKARPHSHAPGKPGSKTLSWHLASEANSAQNEAPPLPAPCTGDAKSSKIDSQVFHLLEEPATSQPLSSLLLQAASGNGTSYMISNKFNLMGPLEDSKPISAFRSFDNPSSRREICKPLPQHGKSLLSTLFTKNKTLKARKISI